The sequence aggcagctctccagtgctttcgattttccgctactttttcccagttcttagggtcgatttcgaaggtgatcagcgttcccttgatacagtccgTGTAGCGTTTTTTGGGGAGCtactctttttctttgaccttcagtcagttcggagtataAAATTTGTTTCGAGAGTCTGTCGTCATATATGTATTTCGTTCATGCGCACATGAACGAAATACGCATCTCTcatattttttcatttttctttggaCAGCAGTGAGCATCAAATGTATCTAAAACTTCATCGAGTTTCTCTTTGTTACCTTCATTTTTATACacgaaagtattgtagcgaattcaggggccagtCTGGAAGACcgacgccacagccgggacgcgaacccgtgtctcccgctccgcaagcgacagcgtgaaccagtcgactaaagggtccatccagttagccaagggccaatgtgtctatttatccatgcacgttacagtattgtacaCTTCAATGGCTTGTgtgcctgctattgttagcaggaACGCTACCTTCCTAGTATCCGGCTGTGTTTCCAGTCCCATGCCCGCGAGACACAGTTACAAGCCAGACTCCCTGTTGGTACGTCCCGACCTCTGACCTCAGCACGTCACTAACCTGCAATATAACGtctaggattctgggtaacgcaGTTTCTAACAAAGGCATATAATAACACAGTAGTGAGGACGGAGTGAGATTGACAACAGTTCAAGGTCAGGAGTGCATAGGTTCTCCCGAACCACGACGGTGTTATAGTACCTCTGGTTGACGAAGAAAACGCACTCCCCCTCCTCGACTCTTCCCGGTAATCTCCGGTGACCGGTCCAGCCGAAATGGCCTACCAAACCCACTTATCGCAAGGTCCTCGTCCTGGTCCATTTCGCTGAGTCTCGTTTCAGGCAGGAAACTTGATTGAATAATCAACAATAGCTTGGGGGCAAATGGGTAACAGAAGAAAAGTGGGCTGGATTCAGGACTGGGATGGTgctgtcagagcaggacaagacatGAGACAGAAACCGCGGCTGGAGTTGCCGGAACCGGGAGCTGCCTTGAAACCAAGACAGTAATTTAAAAACCTTTTTGATGAAATTGGTTCATCCTGCTCACGGTATTGTTTAACAAGTCCCCATCGATGACAGTAAAAATGCAGAAAGTACCCCGTGGTGCAGGAACAGGAACAATAACCTTGGCAGACATTATATGTGAGGACAGATCAGATCGTGTgttttgtagagccgaaggaacggagaagaccgtaagttcacactttagccgtgtaggcaactttctttaatccacggtaaatcagagagataACTAAACCACAGcccgactgagcggaggtggcaagaataaccagaaaactggctggacaaccataacttaaccctgcgttaacctgccagggcaaccatgacttaacccttagttcctgggttgaattctgtccccaatacgtgtccaccacatgagcccccccagaattcgccctagtaatcgaagtcaggcaggcgcggggggacgacaggccgtccgcggcggctccggataacaggggccggagtgtctctgggaggcattggcgcgggcctgtggaggtcggcctgaggagcagaagaggcagctcgggcctccacggggggaggaggcggagccgggggacgaccgcgacgaggaggttgggctaactccaacggctgcgtcaagtccaggtgtgcgggtttaactcggtccactgaaacatgctcggccgtgcccccaaaatccaccaccaggtgcttagttccccgttccaggacgcggaaggggccgtcataagggggttgcagaggggggggtgtgcgtcgtgacggatgaacacgtagtccgctgactgcagacctgggggcacctgggacaccggagcgccgtgttgggcggtagggacgggtgtgaaagctctgaccccgtccagcaaggaggctcgttggtccacagctgaccgtaagcgcacaaaaaatcagctccgaggaggggaagcgttacattggccatgacgaactcccacgtgaaacgttgtccaccaaaacacagttctacagaccgcacgccgtaggtgtggatagggctgccgtcagccgtcgccaactgggggccccgctccccgcccatgatgtcgacgtcagtagcagggagcacgcttctctgtgcgcccgtgtcacaaagaaatcgccgacctgagatggtgtcgaggatgaagagtagcctgctcgtatcgccaacactcatggccactactgagtgttggccctctcgtttcccgtcggcctgtagttgcagggggaacggcaccgtttagctttcgcaccaaatcgagcgtggtacatacagagtccagagggcttgtagcggtctgatgctgaggcgccaccgtcgggccacgcccgcgatgtcggcggggggccagtgaaggtaggagccagcaccccggcatgggaggaacgttgtgtagcgacgaagaatcggtcagcctcctttgccagctcacggggatcagtgatggtggagttagcgagcgcagtctggacgtggggcggcatgttgcgcagaaacagctccataaacaggaaacatggcttttcttgacccagtaggtttaacatcctgctcattagctccgatggtttgccatctcccaagccctgaattgcgaagaggcgacgtgctctctccgttgttgacagttcaaaagtttcaaggaggagatgtttaagtgcggcgtatttaccatcggccggtgggttggttatgaaaccgcttatcctggaagccgtagcgccccccagcgctgccactacgtagtagtacctggtctcgtctgctgttatgtctctgagcgcgaactgtgcctcagcctgcgcgaaccatgtagccgcggaagactcccaaaactccggcagtttaattgcaacggcgttcgttgccataatgtgtgtggtttcagaaaacttatccgaaaaccgacgtcggggtcaccagtgtagagccgaaggaacggagaagaccgtaggttcacactttagccgtgtaggcaactttctttaatccacggtaaatcagagagacaactaaaccacagctcgactgagcggaggtggcaagaataaccagaaaactgtctggacaaccataacttaaccctgcgttaacctgccagggcaaccatgacttaacccttagttcctgggttgaattctgtccccaatacgtgtccaccacagtttaatatattatttcTAAAAACATGGCAAAAGCATCACAttttttgccaaaaaaaaaaaacagccctggGTCAGTTCCAGACAAAGGGTCCAACAGACAATTTATTGTTGAACATAATTTCGAGAATCAAGCTCCACCATGGTTGGGGTTCAAATCTGAAAGGTAATCCTGGCTTGCTGGTTTCTTTCACAGGTTGTGtcttgaaaaaaatatataacggatctgtcatttgttcttgttttttcttAAACTCTTGGTTTGCTATACACTTTTCTTCTAAGCAGGGACATATTTCAGTTATTTTGTGGTTACCTCGGCTTATATTCAACCTCTAATTTTTACAGGGTCAAGAGGGAGTTGCTCTGAAATTTGAAGAGACGAGAAACAAtggtgatgatgaggaggagggagagaagagaggagaagaaaggaAAACGAAAAGTCGTTTGGAAGGAGTGGGCGAAATgagaaggggaaaatcagaagatAGGGAGGAGGGGATAGGAAGTGAAGCAAAGAGCAAAGGAGACAAGAAAGAGAAACAGgcaagtgaagaagaagagagtgattgtgatgaagaggatgatgCAGAGAGGGAAGGGAGTCATAGGTCtctgagggagggaaagagaggagggagggaattGAAAACAGATAAATGTGTAGTACAATAGAGAGATTTGGTCAGAAGGCTGACAGACCTCAGCAgcttctcctgtcctctcctcctctctctctctcggtctctaccTGGTGATGGAGACTCCGGAAGGAGGCGAGCTCTGCTTTCCACAACTCCTCAACTCCTCCTGCAGGAAGCCGATGCGTCCTCACTCTGAGACTGTGCTCCTccacattctgctgtcctccttaACTCTGCTGACGGTGGCTCTCAACCTCCTGGTCATCATCTCTATCTCCCACTTCAGGCAGAAATAAACTTCTACCTTTAATTAAATGTATTTATCGGTTAATCTTACGACGAGACATTGTTAACAGGCTGGTTAATGTTATGACATATTGGCCTGTAATAAGTACGGTCAGGATCTTCATTAATAATTAACTTCTACTGTACAGGATGTGATTTTTGTCTGTTTATCTTTCAACAACTTTAATTAAAAATGGCAGTTGTGAATGATATGAGGCAACGGTCCTCAGATGACCTGATAACATTTTGGAGGTAATTAGTCAAAGGTCAGAGTCAAGGTCACAAAATGTTCAGAAAAAAGGTCAAAATTGTTGTTCAGCCATAAAATGGTTTTATTCATTCAAATTGATACCAATATATTTGACTTTTTATGCCAACAAAAAAGTCCTAGTAATTGCTATCATGAGAAATGTATTGTTTCGATGATAGTCATGTTAAAGGTTGAGTTTGTGTCTGGCACACTTGTTAATGTCTCTACTAGTATTAGGCATAATGATGAAATATTGATGATGGTGAGATCTGACTTCCCTTAACAACCATACAAATGTATTTTATGCATAGTTTATTACAAGGTAGCACAATTATTGCTTATTAATATACAATTGCAGAAGATCAGAGGAGTTTCTACTGGCCTATCCATAGTCGCACTCCTACAtactacacacaacacatgaaagTAATTCTAGTAGATGCATATTGTATTTTTTGTTTGCAAACAATGCTATTGCTAACTATTGATTTTCCCCTCCAGGAAGCTCCATACACCCGCCaacctcctccttctctctctggccATCTCTGACCTACTTGTTGGTCTGCTGATGCCCATTTATGGAGTCCACATTTTGGGAGACTGCTGGTTCCTGGGTGACTCTCTGTGTGCATTTTTCTACTTTCTGAACTTCATCATTACTTCTGCCTCTGTAGGGAACATGGTGCTGATATCTATTGACCGCTACGCGGCCATTTGTGACCCTCTGCATTATCCCACCAAAGTCACTCAAAGAAGAGTTCAAATCAGTGTGTGTATATGCTGGTTCTGTTCTTTTTTCTACAACGGCCTGGTACTAAAAGACTCCCTTATTCAGCCAGACAAGTATAATTCCTGCTATGGAGAGTGTGTTTTGGTGATCGACTACATTGCAGGAGCTGTTGATCTTATTTTGACCTTCATCGGTCCCATTACTGCCATCATAGTTCTGTATATGCGAGTGTTTGTCGTGGCTGTGTCTCAGGCACGTGCCATGAGGTCCCACATTGTATCTGTCCCATCGCAGAATACAGTGACTGTAACTGCTAAGAAATCTGAGAGGAAAGCAGCCAGGACTCTTGGTGTTGtcatcatagtgtttctgatgtgtttcTGTCCATATTACTATCTGTCTCTCGCAGGCCAGGACTCGCTGACCAGTAGTTTATCTATGGAAATTGTGACCTGGCTTTTGTACTGTAACTCCTGTCTAAACCCTGTAATCTATGCGTTTTTGTACCCGTGGTTTGGAAAAACAGTTAAACTCATAGCTTCACTTCAGATATTGCAGCCTGACTCCTGTAAGGCCGACATAATTTAAAGACATTGTTGACGTAAAGTGGTGAGGTCTTCTTCTATGGAGGGAAAGGTCATGTTTTCATATTGGCCATAACACAAAGGTTAATTCTGGAACAATACAGAAACAATATAGATGTTCAGTGATGCAACTGAAAATAAATTGAAGATGCGCTTCAGGAAATGCAAACAGACATAGTAGTGATACACTCTCAGCTGTAATACTGATAAATACTTAAATGGGAGAATAACTCAGGGCAAAAGTTACCAATATAGAAAAGAATGAAATGCTTCAAACTATCTGTAGAACTTTGATTGATTGTGATCATGTTTATCAAGCGTCTTAAAACTACACTCTGAAACAAATGCATCCCACAACATATTACAAGTGCTTATAGAAAGTGTGCTGAGTTATTATTGGTTTAACTCTGTGGATGTCCTTTGAAAATGCAACTGTcaatctattcatccatccatccattatccaaaccgcttatcctgctttcaggatcACGGGGattttggagcctatcccagcagtcattgggcagcaggcggggagacaccctggacagaccaccagaccatcacagggcccacacacacacacacacacacacacacacacacacacacacacacacacacacacacacacatctagggaaagtttagtatggccgattcacctgagctacatgtccttggactgtgggaggaaactggagcacccggaggaaacccacgcagacacagggagaacatgcagaacatgcaaactccacacagaggattacccgggacgacccccaaggttggacgacctcagggctcgaacccaggaccttcttattgtaaggcaactgcgctaatcaccgtgccaccatgccgccccaatctattcatttattattattattattccttctCCTCTTGTACTTCCTCTTAATTTTATTTTAGCAAGAAGCAGATCAGTCAGAAAGAAAATCTGACAGGAAGTAGCAATAGCCATCAGTAATGATCTTAACATAGTGAATGACTTCAAAGTAAACACACACTGGATTTTGTGCAGTCTCAGATTTCTGAACCATCATGGTCAACCAGTTATTAAACGTTAGGAAAACGAGAGGAACTGCAAGTTCAAAGAGAAGAGTGCAAAACTATAATCACCTCAAAGTCATCTTATCCAATATTTTTATTCACTTTTAAAAGCAGAAGATTAAAAACATGAACATATATTAATACACATCAGCCTTCACTCGGTGTTCAGACTGATGTTGAATGAAAACACACACTTTGGTTCGTGCCTTGGCCTCATCCCATGAAATTATTTTTGTCGACTGTGCGCAtccctgtggacaaaagcggttGTGTTTTACAGAAGAATGACATCATCTGGCATAAGCACTGCCTCTTGTCACACAATCTACATTCACCCCTCAGGTAGCTTGTACAATTgtttgaagagaagagtgagcgatatagtggtgttttggaaaaacccTTTCTGTCGCTTAGACTTTGGCTCATACTTCTCAAACTTCTACTGTTCATTTCTACTAATTCTACTATCCTAATTATATTCTTGATACATAATTCAGTGTCCACCGGACATTATTGGATATCACGAAAAACATCTATAATTCTGAAGCTTAATTGGCGATCACATGCTTTAGGCTATAATTTATGAGGTCTGAGTTCTTCTTTTCAGAGCTGGAAAATAACACTGTAGGGAGAGAGTAAAAAGATGAATTTTCCATAGTGATCAATATATGGTATCAAATTGTTTTTGAAATATGCTCAGCTCAGTTTTTCAGAGTTCTCTTACTGACATTTTAACTGCAGTGCAGTGGTACAGCAATCACCTCTGAGTTTAcatcttgattaaaaaaaaactcatgttaatttttgattttgagatattttattgatccccgtggggaaattactctcctgcatttaacccatcctagctttgtcactaggagcagtgggcagatgccgcgcagcacccggagacaaactccagttcgtcttgccatgcctcggtcaagggcacagacaggagtactaaccctaacataaatgtctttttcatggtgggaagaaaccagagcacctggagaaaacccatcgcagacacagggagaacatgcaaactccacacagaggacgacctggatgaccatccaggttggacaacccgggggttcgaacccaggaccttcttgctgtgaggtgacagcactaaccactgcgccaccacgtcAGTTACAGTGTCAGTTACACATGTCAgttacagtggcgcccccaaggggtggccaggggtggccatggccaccctgatactgtccctgccccccccagccatgagttgcacatgcagaatatgcttctgattatgcataatatgcttctatctgatattttacattaggtgctattcatttaaatcaataatttatatttttcataataattcatgtcaaagaaaataacaaatgcatagccaggcagccagccacTTATGATTGTCTGTCACTGTGTCACacatatacaatataacaataaattgtctaacacgttacaatatataaagatacataacacattaaagcagaattgttgtggaactcaaaatgttaactgtaccagtAATTTTCTATGCACACCAGATATTTAGTAAtattaactgtaaaaaaataagaaaccaaagtatttcagtatgcgattgcttaactctcatattgacagttttcaactagcctatacagtatactacaacagcataatagaattcctgaaattcagtcatggcttttggtattggtgtgccaccccaagattttcagtggccccatttggccacccctatgaaaaatttatgGGGATGCCACTGGTCAGTTAAACAGTGTGTCAGTGGTATTGGCAACCCAGGGCTTCTTGCTGAAGAATACTCTCTCAGCTCCCTGCAGCCCTCCTGCTGGCCCTGCAGCAGGGATTAGTGAATGTTTACTAAGTAAGTTTGGATGACATGTTGGAATTAAAAGGAATAAGAGTATTGTGTTGATTATAATGGACAAAAATACTATCTACATTACCTGAAATGTTGCCTTTGCATGATGGTTACAAAACAATTGCAGGCCCAAACATAAGGACACATTCTTTCACATGGaaaaaacacacatgtacacacatgcaaatacacacgtaTTGTGTATCGTGCATTAGCTCATGCTTCAGCCCATGATTCAGTGTAATGAATTTTGTCTCCACCAGTCATCTCCCTTGTTTATTCATTTTATATGACATGAATTATTGGTATTAATTGTGTGCTTATTATCATTCAACTACCAAGTGTTTGATTGTTTCATTGCTCAGTCAGTAAACAAAGGCTTCTGCATCGTGTGACATAATAAGTTTAATAAATGTGCTTGAACATTAATCTTGATGAAATGTACTTTTCACTTTAGTCTATAAAACACTTGTTCAGTTAATGTGGTGTATTCTTTTTAGTAATAAGATCGATAAAAATGGCTAGGTTGATCGATATGATGCTGCGTTGTAGTTTTGCTATTTTTTCATGAGCTCATGCATGGAGTTACTGTCACAGAACTGAtaatgctgacatattcagaggCCAGATAATCCGAGAAT comes from Lampris incognitus isolate fLamInc1 chromosome 11, fLamInc1.hap2, whole genome shotgun sequence and encodes:
- the LOC130120941 gene encoding trace amine-associated receptor 13c-like; amino-acid sequence: METPEGGELCFPQLLNSSCRKPMRPHSETVLLHILLSSLTLLTVALNLLVIISISHFRKLHTPANLLLLSLAISDLLVGLLMPIYGVHILGDCWFLGDSLCAFFYFLNFIITSASVGNMVLISIDRYAAICDPLHYPTKVTQRRVQISVCICWFCSFFYNGLVLKDSLIQPDKYNSCYGECVLVIDYIAGAVDLILTFIGPITAIIVLYMRVFVVAVSQARAMRSHIVSVPSQNTVTVTAKKSERKAARTLGVVIIVFLMCFCPYYYLSLAGQDSLTSSLSMEIVTWLLYCNSCLNPVIYAFLYPWFGKTVKLIASLQILQPDSCKADII